Proteins from one Paraburkholderia phymatum STM815 genomic window:
- a CDS encoding electron transfer flavoprotein subunit beta/FixA family protein: MKVMAAVKRVVDYNVKVRVKADQTGVDIGNVKMSMNPFDEIAIEAATRLKEASHASDVIAVTCGPTQSAETLRTALAIGADRALHIQTDVELQPLAVAKLLKAAVEREQPQLVILGKQAIDDDAGQTGQLLAALLDWPQATFASAIEIQGNTVTVTREVDGGFEVIELDLPAIVTTDLRLNEPRYVTLPSIMKAKKKPLDILTPAELGVDPAPRLKTLKVVEPAARKAGVRVPDVATLIDKLRNEAKVI; this comes from the coding sequence ATGAAGGTCATGGCAGCAGTGAAACGTGTTGTCGACTACAACGTGAAGGTTCGCGTGAAGGCGGACCAGACGGGCGTCGATATCGGCAACGTGAAGATGTCGATGAATCCGTTCGACGAAATCGCCATCGAAGCGGCGACGCGCCTGAAGGAAGCCAGCCACGCCAGCGACGTCATCGCAGTAACGTGCGGCCCGACGCAGAGCGCGGAAACGCTGCGCACGGCGCTCGCCATCGGCGCGGACCGCGCGCTGCACATTCAGACAGACGTTGAGCTGCAACCGCTTGCAGTCGCGAAACTGCTGAAGGCGGCGGTCGAACGCGAGCAGCCGCAACTGGTCATTCTTGGCAAGCAGGCCATCGACGACGACGCCGGACAGACAGGCCAATTGCTCGCCGCGCTGCTCGACTGGCCGCAGGCCACGTTTGCGAGCGCCATTGAGATTCAGGGCAACACGGTAACCGTCACGCGTGAAGTGGACGGCGGCTTCGAAGTGATCGAGCTCGACCTGCCGGCTATCGTGACAACCGATCTTCGTCTGAACGAACCGCGTTACGTGACGCTGCCCAGCATCATGAAGGCGAAGAAAAAGCCGCTAGATATCCTCACACCGGCCGAACTCGGGGTCGATCCGGCGCCGCGCCTCAAGACGCTGAAAGTCGTCGAGCCGGCAGCGCGCAAGGCTGGCGTGCGCGTCCCTGACGTCGCCACGCTGATTGACAAACTCAGAAACGAAGCGAAGGTAATCTGA
- a CDS encoding HesB/IscA family protein gives MSIFKHKLSISVDNADELDKTDAIIQCMPHKFSMVRTLHFRLASNAVCLPNQLLRKTSMVVQRSSLLAEPAHDMATLTPRAAEKIAELVKLQDETQIYIRLRAEVRGFDDIRYFIVLDDSVGHSDIKVKTQGVAIFIDNASLKYLAGAQIDYDERAPHPCFVIDSLNEQTFCGHSSAFSTCPR, from the coding sequence ATGTCAATTTTCAAGCACAAGCTATCGATATCGGTCGACAATGCCGACGAACTTGACAAAACTGACGCAATAATTCAGTGCATGCCTCACAAATTCAGCATGGTACGAACCTTGCATTTTCGCTTAGCGAGCAACGCGGTCTGTCTTCCCAACCAATTATTGAGAAAAACTTCTATGGTTGTTCAACGTTCGTCCCTTTTAGCAGAACCTGCGCATGATATGGCGACGCTCACGCCTCGAGCAGCAGAAAAAATCGCAGAACTGGTCAAACTGCAAGACGAGACGCAGATTTACATTCGTCTGCGCGCCGAAGTGCGTGGCTTCGACGATATAAGATATTTTATCGTGCTAGATGATTCAGTCGGTCATTCCGACATTAAGGTAAAAACGCAGGGCGTTGCCATATTTATTGATAACGCCAGCTTGAAGTATCTCGCGGGCGCCCAGATCGACTATGATGAGCGAGCACCCCACCCGTGCTTCGTGATCGATAGCCTGAACGAACAAACGTTTTGCGGTCACAGTAGTGCCTTTTCGACGTGTCCTCGTTGA
- a CDS encoding chorismate mutase, whose translation MKKKVGPVGTRHAVTLALALWFAAGCSPGIGAQQDAFVPLVRSMADRLNTADQVALSKWDTGQPVYDGQREAQVIANAATMASEYGLTAEDAINIFSDQVEANKEVQYALLNNWRRQGDAPATPRQSLAGVIRPILDKLQASIMQNLQSVAPLRSIADCHALVASAVGQVAEQASLDVLHRAALDRAVARICVKS comes from the coding sequence ATGAAGAAGAAGGTTGGGCCCGTTGGGACTCGGCATGCCGTGACACTTGCACTAGCTTTATGGTTCGCGGCAGGCTGCTCGCCCGGCATTGGAGCGCAGCAGGATGCGTTCGTGCCGCTTGTGCGTAGCATGGCGGATCGCCTTAACACCGCTGACCAGGTCGCTCTTAGCAAGTGGGACACTGGTCAACCCGTCTACGACGGTCAGCGGGAAGCGCAAGTCATTGCAAATGCGGCGACGATGGCGTCTGAGTACGGGCTAACTGCGGAGGATGCGATAAACATTTTCTCGGACCAGGTTGAAGCCAACAAAGAAGTTCAGTACGCGCTGCTTAACAACTGGAGACGTCAGGGCGATGCTCCTGCCACGCCGCGGCAGAGCTTAGCGGGCGTCATCCGACCAATTCTAGATAAGCTACAGGCCTCTATCATGCAGAATCTGCAGAGCGTGGCACCTCTGCGCAGCATTGCAGATTGCCATGCACTGGTTGCATCGGCAGTGGGTCAAGTAGCTGAACAAGCGTCGCTTGATGTCCTTCATCGCGCGGCGCTCGATCGTGCGGTCGCACGGATATGTGTCAAATCTTGA
- a CDS encoding IS4 family transposase, with translation MLSSHLTFLLDAQQPADLSRLAEHLPYEWIERAVQATGAASIRRRRLPAEQVVWLVIALAMYRHWSISEVLDSLDLALPNEAAPFVSKSAVVQARQRIGEAPMAWLFEQTARAWTTQDAAHHAFKGLSLWAMDGTTLRTPDSAANREHFGAQGYASGKVASYPQVRAVTLTAIPTHLVADINFGCYDTNEMVYAKSLLPQIPDDSLTVFDKGFLAAEILCGLTMNGRNRHFLIPAKSNTCWEVIAGTADDAMVRMRVSQQARKKCPALPEFWNARAIRAIDARGRERVLLTSLGDRRRFKPADIVACYERRWRIETSYGELKQSMLGSELTLRSRTVEGVYQEIWGALIAYNLIRREIASAAWEAKLAPTDISFVRALHTIQHEMMWAALTPAYAKLPACLQRLRDRLKSLPNEKRPGRACDRVVKSRPKRYTVRYLNKDIN, from the coding sequence ATGCTCTCCAGTCACCTGACCTTCCTGCTCGATGCGCAACAGCCGGCCGACCTCAGCCGGCTGGCTGAGCATCTGCCCTACGAATGGATCGAACGGGCGGTGCAGGCTACGGGGGCGGCGAGTATTCGGCGCCGGCGCTTGCCTGCTGAGCAGGTGGTGTGGTTAGTCATCGCGCTGGCGATGTACCGGCACTGGTCGATTAGCGAGGTGCTCGATAGTCTCGATCTGGCCTTGCCCAACGAGGCCGCGCCATTTGTCAGCAAGAGTGCGGTGGTGCAGGCACGCCAACGCATCGGCGAGGCACCGATGGCCTGGCTGTTTGAGCAGACGGCGCGGGCGTGGACGACTCAGGACGCGGCTCACCATGCGTTCAAGGGGTTAAGTCTGTGGGCGATGGACGGCACCACGCTGCGCACGCCCGACAGTGCGGCCAACCGTGAGCACTTTGGCGCGCAGGGCTATGCGAGTGGCAAGGTGGCCAGCTATCCACAGGTGCGTGCGGTAACGCTGACTGCGATCCCGACGCATCTGGTGGCCGACATCAACTTTGGCTGCTACGACACCAACGAAATGGTGTACGCCAAGAGCCTGCTGCCGCAGATACCAGACGATTCGCTGACGGTGTTCGACAAGGGCTTTCTGGCCGCCGAGATCCTGTGCGGCCTGACGATGAACGGACGTAATCGCCACTTTCTGATTCCCGCCAAGTCCAATACCTGCTGGGAAGTGATCGCCGGTACGGCAGACGATGCAATGGTGCGCATGCGCGTCTCGCAGCAGGCGCGCAAGAAGTGTCCGGCCTTGCCCGAATTCTGGAATGCGCGAGCGATCCGGGCCATCGACGCGCGCGGACGCGAACGCGTGCTGTTGACTTCGCTCGGGGATCGCCGACGCTTTAAACCCGCCGATATCGTTGCTTGCTACGAGCGCCGCTGGCGAATCGAAACCAGTTACGGGGAGCTCAAGCAATCGATGCTGGGTTCAGAGTTGACCTTGCGCAGTCGTACCGTCGAAGGGGTTTATCAGGAGATCTGGGGCGCGTTGATCGCCTACAACCTGATCCGCCGTGAGATCGCCAGCGCCGCATGGGAAGCGAAACTCGCGCCGACCGATATCAGCTTCGTGCGAGCGCTCCATACGATCCAGCACGAAATGATGTGGGCCGCCCTCACGCCGGCCTACGCAAAATTGCCTGCATGCCTTCAGCGTCTGCGGGACCGGCTCAAGTCTCTTCCCAATGAAAAGCGACCCGGCCGCGCATGCGACCGGGTCGTCAAATCCCGCCCCAAACGTTACACCGTCCGATACCTTAACAAGGACATTAACTGA
- a CDS encoding NAD(P)/FAD-dependent oxidoreductase: MNKYDVIVIGAGVIGTSVAFHLSRLGAKRVLVLDRATIGAGTTAQSSGILRTHYSVKENVELARKSWSAFNDFTNYLGDDEASCGLVKCGYMIVAADDDKLEPLRASLDQQKQQGIPLELLDARQAQELMPIATFDDAALIGYEPEAGFADAYLTATGFARAARRGGVTIRENVAVNELLIKNGKVVGVSTSAGDFAAGTVISTQNIWTPELAGWTGKTLPIALERHAVLALECAEAPYTFTMPVFKDLASDGMLYYRSYGGNQMLVSEGVVGEKLNTADTEQGDIPMDYIVDVGAQVAERFPAYETAGIASSWTGVYDVTPDWNPVLGPLPGIQGLVVGYGFSGHGFKLSPMVGKILAQCALGLPTDVSLKPYSIERFTTGKLLTGKYGLGAVS; encoded by the coding sequence GTGAACAAATACGATGTGATTGTGATAGGCGCGGGTGTGATCGGGACGTCTGTTGCCTTTCACCTGTCAAGGCTCGGTGCAAAGCGTGTGCTGGTGCTTGATCGGGCGACGATCGGCGCCGGCACAACGGCTCAGTCGTCCGGGATCCTGCGTACGCACTATTCGGTAAAGGAAAACGTCGAACTGGCGCGCAAGTCCTGGTCGGCGTTCAACGACTTCACCAATTATCTCGGAGATGACGAAGCGTCGTGCGGCCTCGTGAAATGCGGCTACATGATCGTCGCAGCCGACGATGACAAGCTCGAACCACTGCGTGCATCGCTCGATCAACAGAAGCAGCAGGGCATTCCGCTCGAACTGCTCGACGCGCGCCAGGCACAAGAACTGATGCCGATCGCCACCTTCGACGACGCTGCGCTCATCGGCTACGAGCCAGAAGCCGGCTTCGCCGACGCCTATCTCACGGCGACCGGTTTTGCGCGCGCCGCGCGTCGCGGCGGCGTAACAATCCGCGAAAACGTCGCCGTCAACGAGTTGCTCATCAAAAATGGAAAGGTGGTCGGCGTATCGACCAGCGCCGGAGATTTCGCGGCCGGCACCGTCATCAGCACGCAAAACATCTGGACGCCGGAACTCGCCGGCTGGACCGGCAAGACGCTGCCGATCGCCCTCGAGCGTCACGCGGTACTTGCGCTCGAATGTGCGGAAGCGCCCTACACATTCACGATGCCCGTGTTTAAGGATCTCGCGTCGGATGGCATGCTCTATTACCGAAGCTACGGCGGCAACCAGATGCTGGTCAGCGAAGGCGTGGTCGGAGAAAAACTGAACACCGCCGACACCGAACAGGGCGACATTCCGATGGACTACATCGTCGACGTCGGCGCGCAGGTCGCGGAGCGGTTCCCCGCCTACGAGACTGCGGGCATTGCGTCGTCGTGGACGGGTGTGTACGACGTGACGCCGGACTGGAATCCGGTGCTTGGTCCGCTGCCGGGCATCCAAGGTCTGGTGGTCGGCTACGGCTTCTCGGGCCACGGCTTCAAGCTCTCGCCGATGGTCGGCAAGATCCTCGCGCAATGCGCGCTCGGTTTGCCGACGGATGTGTCACTCAAACCGTATTCGATCGAACGCTTCACAACCGGCAAGCTCCTGACCGGCAAGTATGGGCTCGGCGCCGTCTCCTGA
- a CDS encoding EamA family transporter encodes MLFSHAIALMFAFASMCSIQLGAALSLSTTIKHSTVGITWLRLCFAAIALAAIARPPLHKYSRQHWGAAVALGSAAACMTLCFFEAVRRVPLGFAVAVSFLGPVAVATFGERRLRRLMWPVFAVAGVLLLARQDGMWVVSPVDLVFPIGSALGWVAHIVLKKRVGMMFEGPEGLSVSLIAAAVITGPFGILLSGGHLPVGQLVNAAYIAVLVPIVPYILKLIALRRMSASAFGVVMCTEPAIAAAIGCLVLAQPISRSQFVGTLCVVCACIGAVVGGIRAHSSPRGRV; translated from the coding sequence GTGCTATTCTCGCACGCGATCGCGCTGATGTTCGCCTTCGCGTCGATGTGCAGCATTCAACTCGGTGCCGCGCTATCGCTGTCCACGACGATAAAACACAGTACCGTTGGCATAACCTGGTTGCGGTTGTGCTTCGCAGCGATAGCGCTCGCGGCCATCGCGAGACCGCCGCTTCACAAGTATTCTCGCCAGCACTGGGGTGCCGCGGTCGCGCTTGGCAGTGCGGCGGCGTGTATGACGCTATGCTTCTTCGAGGCAGTGCGGCGTGTGCCGCTTGGGTTTGCAGTGGCCGTCAGCTTCCTTGGGCCGGTCGCGGTCGCGACATTCGGCGAGCGCAGACTCAGAAGATTGATGTGGCCGGTGTTCGCAGTCGCGGGCGTGCTATTGCTAGCTCGGCAGGACGGCATGTGGGTGGTCAGCCCCGTTGACTTGGTCTTCCCGATTGGATCGGCGCTCGGCTGGGTCGCGCACATCGTGTTGAAGAAGCGCGTCGGCATGATGTTTGAGGGGCCGGAAGGGCTTTCTGTGTCCCTGATCGCAGCCGCTGTCATTACCGGGCCATTCGGTATTCTGCTGAGCGGCGGCCATTTGCCCGTGGGGCAACTCGTCAATGCCGCGTATATTGCAGTCTTGGTGCCGATCGTCCCATACATACTTAAACTGATCGCCCTGCGTCGGATGAGCGCATCCGCATTCGGTGTCGTGATGTGCACCGAGCCTGCGATCGCGGCGGCGATCGGCTGCCTCGTACTTGCACAGCCGATAAGCAGATCCCAGTTCGTTGGAACGCTGTGCGTTGTTTGCGCATGCATCGGTGCAGTGGTAGGCGGTATCCGTGCTCACTCATCTCCACGGGGTCGCGTGTGA
- the nifH gene encoding nitrogenase iron protein has product MSQLRQIAFYGKGGIGKSTTSQNTLAALSDLGQKILIVGCDPKADSTRLILHAKAQDTILSLAAEAGSVEDLELDDVMKIGYKDIRCVESGGPEPGVGCAGRGVITSINFLEENGAYDGVDYVSYDVLGDVVCGGFAMPIRENKAQEIYIVMSGEMMAMYAANNISKGILKYANSGGVRLGGLICNERKTDKELELAESLATMLGTRLIHFVPRDNIVQHAELRRMTVIEYAPDSSQAGQYRALAEKIHHNGGNGVVPTPITMDQLEDLLMEKGIMVQVDESRVGKTAAELTA; this is encoded by the coding sequence ATGTCTCAACTTCGGCAAATCGCCTTCTACGGCAAAGGCGGCATCGGCAAGTCCACCACGTCGCAAAATACGCTTGCGGCGCTGAGCGACCTCGGGCAGAAGATCCTCATCGTAGGGTGTGATCCAAAGGCTGACTCGACGCGCCTGATACTGCACGCGAAGGCGCAGGACACAATTCTCTCGCTTGCGGCGGAAGCGGGTTCAGTCGAGGACCTGGAACTCGATGACGTGATGAAGATCGGCTACAAGGACATCCGCTGCGTCGAGTCGGGGGGGCCTGAGCCGGGCGTCGGCTGCGCGGGCCGTGGCGTCATCACGTCGATCAATTTCCTCGAGGAGAACGGCGCGTATGACGGCGTGGACTATGTGTCGTACGACGTGCTCGGCGACGTGGTGTGCGGTGGCTTCGCCATGCCCATTCGCGAGAACAAGGCGCAGGAAATCTACATTGTCATGTCAGGCGAGATGATGGCGATGTACGCGGCGAACAACATCTCGAAGGGCATCCTGAAATACGCGAACAGTGGCGGCGTGCGCCTGGGCGGGCTCATCTGCAACGAGCGCAAGACCGACAAGGAACTGGAGCTTGCCGAATCGCTCGCGACGATGCTTGGCACGAGGCTGATCCACTTCGTGCCGCGCGACAACATCGTCCAGCACGCGGAACTGCGGCGAATGACCGTGATCGAGTACGCGCCGGACAGCTCACAGGCGGGCCAGTATCGCGCGCTTGCCGAGAAGATTCATCACAACGGCGGCAATGGCGTGGTTCCGACGCCGATCACGATGGACCAGCTCGAAGACCTGCTGATGGAGAAAGGCATCATGGTGCAGGTCGACGAGTCGCGGGTTGGCAAAACGGCGGCCGAACTGACCGCCTGA
- a CDS encoding DUF3757 domain-containing protein, translating to MRKKKGFLIFILSLGVSAHTLAATVESCPSPAQIKRTVGVYSARTSDNEGEWLGIAPAGSGGNIRQFNAATFYPAQDDDVSRGSLAKCSYEVDKGTVDLRYKPNSLPEPVVALEGSTVWHRKEGPFGVIYYECTDPTASGCKFTIVR from the coding sequence ATGAGGAAGAAGAAAGGTTTTTTGATTTTCATACTTTCGCTTGGCGTATCAGCTCATACGCTGGCTGCAACGGTAGAAAGCTGCCCTTCTCCAGCCCAGATCAAGAGGACAGTGGGCGTGTACTCGGCGCGAACCAGTGATAACGAAGGTGAATGGCTGGGTATTGCGCCAGCAGGTAGCGGAGGCAATATCAGGCAGTTTAACGCCGCCACGTTTTATCCAGCGCAGGATGATGACGTATCGCGAGGATCGTTAGCCAAGTGCTCTTATGAAGTTGACAAAGGTACCGTAGACTTACGATATAAACCTAATTCGCTTCCGGAGCCGGTTGTCGCGTTGGAGGGTAGTACAGTGTGGCATCGGAAAGAAGGCCCGTTTGGCGTTATCTACTATGAATGCACTGATCCGACCGCTTCGGGTTGTAAATTCACCATCGTTCGATAG